The Salmo salar chromosome ssa04, Ssal_v3.1, whole genome shotgun sequence genomic sequence ctgCAATAACGTTTGCTAAatatgtatgtgacaaataaaaattgatttgtaGTTCTTTGACAGCCACAtcagcagctaattagcatttcattttggggGAGTAAATGCAGtcaaatatattgataagtcaccttgtcctagagagattgaCACTTATGTCATGCCAGAGTAAGACTACATTGGAAACAGCCCTTTAaattaagtgtttctaaaatcccctatgggaaaaatgtatgGTAAAAAAACAATTAGAACCATTACgttgtttgactgctaggtttgaTGGGTATTATAACTCACACTGTGGTACTCTTGCCAAGTTCAAAACAACTACTGTaggaactttaaaaaaaaaaaaaaaagtcaaatcatgacgtctGTGATCTCATGTCAGAAATTTGGTGCTCAAGAAAGATGCTGGATTACCAACGTGGAATTCCAAGTTGGACGACCTTTCAAAAGATTTTTCCCAGTCGGGCTCgttccccccaccccccaacccccccagaGTTCAccattgtcttgaacgcactaaagtCAGAGCAGCCTAGGCACCGATCTCCTGTACATTTGTACATAATTATTTTTAGGGGGTTTTAATTGTTATTTTAATCAGCTCTTTTGTTTTTGATAACGGGTGAAAGTAAGGCGGTCCGGTATGGcgacctggtaaaataaatagtgggggtaaGCTGTACCAGTAAAACGTGATTTTTCACatcatacccccaaaaactataGACTACACCATTATTTAACATTACTGCATGTAAGTCTCATGAAAAATTTGAGAATTGACCAGAAACTGGGCTGTATATGCTCCCAATTTTGTTGTGGTTTGAGGAGAACACATTTTGTCAAGGCGGAGACCGAGGCGCGGGTAGACAACAGTGGATGCATCAATTCAGGCTACATGTGTAGGCCTAATGACAATCGCAGAATTTCATTATAATACATGTATGTGTTTTGTAACTGTctatttccattcatcaaatcgcaggtgcacagtgcactgtcaGGATTTGGATGCTGCTAGCCTCCAGGAGCTCCTTTTTAAGTGATTGTTTGACAATTGGATGGAAACATCTAGACTTTATGCCACATTGAAAGGCATTGGCGGCTTGTCCATAAGGCTAGCGGAAGCTACGCTTTCCCTAAAGTAAATTGAATGAAATTGCCAAAATGACAATCCTAGCCTGAttagaccagcacaaaaacatcctgtggcgttctgcattagcatcaaatagcccccgcgacaagcaacttttcagggaagtcaggaaccaatatacacagttagttaggaaagctaaggctagctttttcaaaaagaaatttgcatcctgtagcactaattacaaaaagttttgggacactgtaaagtccatggagaacaagcgcatctcctcccagctgcccactgcactgtcaCCACCAAAAAATCtatgataattgagaatttcaataagtatttttctacggctggccatgctttccacctggctacccctaccccggccaacagctctgcaccccctgcagcaacttgcccaagccagcaccccccaccccccgtgcttttccttcacccaaatccagacagctgatgttctgaaagagctgcaaaatctggatccctacaaatcagctgggctagacaatctggaccctctctttctaaaattgtgGATCTAtagccatcctgccctgcctttctaaactcttcaaaagccaagttaacacacagatcaccgaccatttcaaatcccaacGTACCTTCTCCTCTATGCACTATGGTTTCCTAGCTGGTCACGggggcacctcagccacgctcatggtcctaaacgatatcgtaaccaccattgataaaagacagtactgtgcagccgtcgacgtcaacctggccaaggctttcgactctgtcaatcactgcattcttatcggcagactcaatagccttggtaaaccaggcgaggcagtcatttgagaaaccaactacttctcagaattcagtgtgtcaaatcggagggcctgttgtccggacctctggcagtctctatgggggtgccacagggttcaattctcaggccgactcttttctctgtatacatcaatgatgtcgctcttgcggctggtgattctctgatccacctctacgcagacgacaccattctgtatacatctggcccttctttggacactgtgttaacaaaactCCAAACGagctttaatgccatacaacattccttcagtggcctccaactgcttttaaatgctagtaaaactaaatgcatgctcttcaaccgatttgctacccgcccaactagcatcactactctggacggttctgacttagaatatgtggacaactacaaatatctagactagactgtaaactctccttccagactcacattaagcatctccaatccaaaattaaatctagaattggcttcctattttgcaacaaagcctccttcactcatgctgccaaacataccctcgtagaactgactatcctaccgatccttgacttcggcgatgtcatttacaaaatagcctccaacactctactcagcaaattagatGTAGTCTATAAcattgccatccgttttgtcaccaaagccccatatactacccaccattgcgatcTGTATGcgctcattggctggccctcactacatattcgttgccaaacccactggctccaggtcatctataagtcaacccacttgagtgggttgagtcactgacgtggtcttcctgtctgggttggcgccccccccccttgggttgtgccatggcggagatcgttgtgggctatactcggccttgtcttaggacggtaagttggtggttggagacatccctctagtggtgtgggggctgtgctttggcaaagtgggtggggttatatcctgcctgtttggccctgtccgggggtatcatcggatggggccacagtgtcttctgatccctcctgtctcagcctccagtatttatgctgcagtagtttatgtgtcggggggctagggtcagtctgttacatctggagtatttctcttgtcttatccggtgtcctgtgtgtatttaaatatgctctctctaattctctctttctctttcgtctttctctcggaggacctgagccctaggaccatgcctcaggactacctggtatgatgactccttgctgtccccagtccacctggccgtgctgctgctccagtttcaactgttctgcctgcggctatggaaccctgacctgttcaccggacgtgcttgttgcaccctcgacaactactatgattattattatttgaccatgctggtcatttatgaacattttaacattttaacattttgaccatgttctgttataatatccaccctgcacagccagaagaggactggccacccctcatagcctggttcctctctaggtttcttcctaggtttttggcctttctagggagtttttcctagggagtttttcctagccaccgtgcttctttcacatgctttgcttgctgtttggggttttaggctgggtttctgtacagcactttgagaatatcagctgatgtacgaagggctatataaaaataaatttgatttgatttgaaatttgaagtctttgctaggtaaagccctgccttatctcagctcactggtcaccacagcaacacacacccgtagcacgcgctccagctagctagccaagccAAAAAGTGAGTCAATCTGCAAACCCGTGGTTTAAAACGACTGATACATGCAATTAAAACTCAACGTTATCCAGGGGTGACAGTAGATTGAATTACTTACCGGTACGGGACACCCAAGTGCGGCCAcgcaccttttttttttttttaactacaaaaattacagggtagcctactctgctgacactgacaaacagatcaataCAAACTGTTGTCTGATCCATATAATTGACCTACGAAAAGGGGAGACACAAATACAATATGACGTCAATTAACCTGGAGGAGGAAATGAttgtccaaaaacaaacaaaagtggtACTGACCCAATGATAAAGACAGTGAACATGCACACTCACCAAATCGTATAGCCTACATTCGGAAGGGCTCGCAATTTGGGCAGTGCGCGCTGCAAATACCCAATATATGATTGTTAAATTgtgactgtcagtgaaaagcagagACCCAGCCAGGCATATCGCAATATTTAAAAATACAATCGCGGAAAAACTGTTTGGGAAGGAAATGGATATTGCTGTAAATAGAGCACAATGAAAAGACTCCAATCTGTCATTTACCTATCAAAATGCTCAATTTGGGCTACTGTCCACTCAACTATTTTATTGGCACCGGCGGAGAACATCGGCCGTAATATCCTCGGTGAGTTATAAGCCAATAATGCTTCTGTGGCCAAATAATGCTTTCTGGTATAGTAGCCTATTTAGAATTATTTGGTAACATTTCTGTATATACAGGAGTaaggttatttttttaaacctttatttaactaggaacggtgggttaactgccttgttcaggggcagaacgacagatttgtacattgttagctcagggattcgatcttgcaacctttcggttactagtccaacgctctaaccactaggctacgttgACCCTTCATgatgtattgtttgttttgagttTTAAGTGCTTTTAGATTTtatgaaaagcgctatataaatgtaatacattctttttccgagttcccagatTTTTTTAATCCCATGTTTAACCTAGATACGTCATTGTTCTATCCCTTCGCGTCATAACGTTCAACGTCACGAAATTAGCATTAGCAACAAGGCTATCAGATTTTATAGAATTGCATAATTTTGCTACCATACAAAGGGCAGGCATAGGCTAGCTTGAACTGTCATCCAAATTTAGAGTTTGGAGGAATCTTAAACCGTGACAATGAAATTCCTGTATAAAGAGGAGCACCCATTTGAGAAGAGAAGATCGGAGGGGGAAAAGATCAGGAAGAAGTACCCAGATAGAGTGCCAGTGAGtttctgctaactagctagccaatgCTTGCGAAATGCTAACCGCTTAGCTTGTCGGCTGTAacccacacacaacacaataacaAAGAGAGGAACTTCAGGACATTGACATTGTTAGTACTAGCTACAACCGTAACATATATGGTTCTACCTTTGGAAAAAAATTTCAAATTAATTGGTCACAGATTGTTTTGATTGAACGTTTTACACTGTCattctagccagctagctaacgctacATTCCTaggtagctaactaacgttagttgtTAGCTAATTTGCTAAATTGACATATTTTTGACactatcaatatatatatatatatataacgtgtTGCTTTGAGAATCGGTAAGCAtttcataaatacatttttagTTATCTGACTGCCTGGGGCATTTATTTAATTTGCAGGTGATAGTGGAGAAAGCCCCCAAAGCCAGAATTGGTGATTTGGACAAGAAGAAATATCTTGTACCCTCAGATCTTACAGGTGAGATACAGGACATGTATCGAATTGTGTTGGGtctatttccacattttgatctGAATTAACGTATTTTCTTATTTCTTAAGTGGGACAGTTCTACTTCCTGATAAGGAAGAGGATTCACCTGCGGGCAGAGGACGCCCTTTTCTTCTTTGTCAACAATGTCATTCCTCCCACCTCAGCCACCATGGGACTACTTTACCAGGTACTGAGCCTATTTATCCAGGCAGGGCTTCATTTTTTTTATTCCCTCTTATACATTATGCATGGTGCTGTGGTATTTCCTCCTGATTAATCAGGAATTCCAGCCTTTCTGACATCCTACATCTGGTCTATCCTACTTATCCTGAAATGTTCcttgattttctatgttgtctcaAACACATTCCTGATTAACCAAATGTTCAATCTCTCTGTAATAGGAACACCACGAAGAGGACTTCTTTCTTTACATTGCCTACAGTGATGAGAGTGTCTACGGAGACAGCCAAACGAAAGTCTAGCTAACCACCTTTCAGCACATCTGCAGTCTGATTGACTCTGCATCATCACAAACATAAATAAAAGCAATTTAGTTGCCACCAGATATTAATATTTTAATGCACTTTCAAACCCTCTTGCCCCTTGTAAAGCTaaaatccttaattgaaacaataacaaagcgactcatcccgcctctgttttggtaaaaagcgtTGGGATGGACCtgtagaaatgtaaccactctcaaattcatagaccgagctattgatgcaaggactgaccatgcatgatatcaaaattatagttttaacaatattgaggctatacagtgtttttttttttttacattgtttaccAAGCTTCTATTTTGGgttcgacagttgaactaagctcatgaggcatttataagttatatttttcaagaatgaaggggtgtgtatatatataatacatttatTATTCCCAAAACTGATGttacaactaaggattctagctttaacatTCAGACTACCAAATCTCCATCTGTATTCTCCTGTCATAGTTGTTATCCACAGCACATTTTTATGTCTGTTCGTTTCACCTTCCAAATGGCTTAGGGATAGTTTCCTGGACACAATTCAATCCTTGTTCAGGACTAAAAACTACGTTTCCATAGATATTCTCCATTGAACATATGTTTTAGTCTAGAAATAGGCTTAGTCTATGTCTGAGAAACAGGCCCTTAATCTACCCGATTACTGTTGCTAGCAATCATCTTTTTTAGTTTACTTGAAAGATTAGATTTTAGACCTATGCATTTATGTATCCAGTATGCATTGACATTGCACCCAAACATTTCAGTGGACAGTTTTGGTGATTCATCTTACTGTAGCTGCATAGACCAAATGAAGGATATTTTGGTGATATGAAGGATATGTTAGCCTGAAAGCCAgacctgtttctttctctccctgcGTGACCACCTCCCTCAGATGACCACTCAAGCCATTAACTTTCTAATGATTGTCCATCCTATGatgttttaatgtttttttaaattgcatGCATTTTTGTTTAGCTTTAAAGCCCATTGAGATTCTTTATGTAATGAATAGTGCTATAAAAGTTgaataaatgtattatttatctGTCCAGGAAACTGGCCCTATGTTTGTTTGCTCAATCTTTGGTCTAGTTGTAGTGTTTTAATAATTTTTACCATGCAGCCGTGAACAGTAAACAATGAAGCAAATTAAATGTTCACGTGCAAATAGTTATTGATTGCCTACAATATATCTGTAGTTTTTTAAAATGATGAGCTAAGACAGTTGTAGCCTATCAAAGGGTAGCAggcaatgatgtatataaaccctggattgctgatgctatgtattggccattgagagacCAAAAAGCTATTGGCACACCCCAGTAGGAGCATGTATGAATTAAGTTAAGAATGTTTTCCCATCAGTCAAATTTGAATAAACATTGTGATTGGATGATAGCTGTGAGGGTTATCGAATCAGGATAAAATCTTCTGATCTCTTCAAGCTCATTAATGATAGAATGTTCATATTTCAAGATTGCCAAAAGGCCAGTCTCTTTGGAAAATGGCAGGAATAGAATGGGCTTGGAagctctaaccctggcaatttgactggtaaagtCACGagtacactcgcaatggctgcctgCCTGGTATTCTGATGCAATCATTTCCATGGTATTTTGGAATGTTCTATCAACTGATGCTCATGGAATGTATtatttgtaatgtcagttgagttgactcaacaaatcacagcacagattgaagggtacacttcctgcttaTACTCTAGGTTGTCATCTTCAACCTAGCTTTTTCTACCTGGCATGGGTGcactcaaaatggctgccagtccacccCTTAttccatcattgacttgaatggcgATGCCCATTCAATTAATTATATTTCTACAGAGTGGAATGTAATAGCTGAACAAACACACCAACCAAGTCTAGTCTATGCTCCCTTCTCTCAAGATACAGTACTACCTTTCTGAACTGCCTATCATCTAGCTGTGGAAGACCATACCCCAAGAACTGCCAGATCCCTACATTTGTTTTGTTAAATCGTTTTTTGAAAAGTTTAATATTTTCAGGAGTTGGGTAATTGGTTATGGGAGgattggagggaaagagagaggaggttgaAAGGACTGAGGGAGACTAGCAATAACTAGCAATAACAAGGGAGAGGGTATGTCGAGGAAGATTGGTGTCAAGTTCAGAGTGAGCCTGACACCAGTTTGAGTTCTGTAGGTGAAATGGAAGGGGTAGAAGGTGTGAGGAGCCCGAGCCTTGCATTGAGGGTGGAACCAGGCCTTTTGGCTGGTCCATGGGTGGTTTCAGGTTGGGTGAAAAAGATGGGTGCTGTTGAGTTGTTAAGGTAACCTGAAGTGGACTTGTGATGTTTATTTGTGTTTCTTCAGATCAGAAGGAGCAGGCGCTGCGTGCAACGCAACTTGGGAAAGACCTGTATATTGCTTTGCGCTTATGTGGGGGGTGATATGTGCCAAAATTAAGCCTTGTGAAGCTACTGATAACTCCCACCAAGTCACCTAACATCTTTCTAGCGCCATAAAATACCACCATGAATTAACATGGACTGTCAATGGAGACAAGTGTTTTTATAACGCTTCAAACTGCCGACGAGTTCACGTCGCTTGTAAGTTTTTTATTATGAAAGATCTTAACATAAATGCATCACATTTTAGTTTAAGTGTCTCTTTTTAATTTATTATTAAAGAGCTCACCATGAATGCCTTATAAACGTCTACATGTACATGattttgtaaaaaatatttttatttgccAGAGTAATCTAATCAATTTCATTCGTCGATTTAGCAAAAATAGGCATATTACCTCAATACAAAAATTATTAGGCTAGTTGATATCATAGCCTGCCACCATTACTGTGTAGATGCCTATTTCTCACATCAATACAGACACAAGGCCTCTTTGTTGGAGGTAGCCCTTTTCAGAAATAAGAGGTAGCCTAGGTCTCTTGTGGcgcattcaaaacaactcggAACTCGGCAATctctgacttccgacttcagtgcgttcatgacaactggaaactcggaaataAACAAGCTCAGActgggatttttgttgttgttttgaactgtcatccaactcagaattccaattCAGAAACCTTGGCATCGTTTTCTGACCTGAAAATCACTGATGttatgatttgacctcgttttttTCTCCAGACTTCAACAGACACAATTACTGTCACCATGCAATCCTTAGGCTATACATTTCTGTGGAGATGTATTATGGTTAAAAGCAGGGCTCAAATTGTGAGAGTATGTGAGGACATAGGCCTAACCCTTGctataggggtggcaggtagcctagtggttagagtgttggagtagtaaccaaaaggttgcaagatcaaatccctgagatgacaaggtaaaaatctgtcattctgcccctgaacaaggcagttaatccactgttcctaggctgtcattgaaattaagaatttgttcttaactgacttgcctagttaaataaaaaattaaatagagACTGGCAAAAAGCATATGATGCTGTTAAGGTAACCTGAAGTGTACTTGTGATGTTTGTGTTTCTTCAGCTCAGAGGGTGCAGGTGCTGTGTGCAACGCAACTTGGGAAAGACCTGTATATTGCTTTGCGCTGATATGGGGGATGATAAGTGCCAGAATTAAGCTGTGTGAAGCTACTGATACCTCCCACCAAGTCACCTAACTTCTTCTTTGCGCCATAAAATACCGCCATGAATTAACATGGACTGTCAATGGAGACAAGTGTTTTTCTAATGCTTCAAACTGCCGACACGTTCACGTCGCTTCTAAGTTTATTATTATGAAAGATCTTAACATGAACGCTGTCATGACATTGCCCTGTTGTATGAGGTtcatgacccccataaatacctttcccccttttctctccaccctaccgaatggactcttggaaagccctttgttaacatagaaaGAGTATGGTAATATCAAAAGGTTGGGGAAAGgtacaatatttctgtaatccaaACAGTTTAAAGTgtccgttggtacttaaagaatatgatgtcagatcagttggtgTCTGGAACATTATATCTGAGGATAGGATGACTTaaattgtatcttggaaagtctacacattctagttatcagattcacatggatttgttgtgcaatttaaatgtttaaatatgaaagtaTTTGTGAAaatattaaatgtaattttagcttctaaatgagagaattgttttcataagtaaACGATGCTCACTCAGTGGCCATGCCCAAGTGAACATATATTGGTTgagaactatgaaacacacccttctctcccccaaCACAAAA encodes the following:
- the gabarapa gene encoding GABA(A) receptor-associated protein a gives rise to the protein MKFLYKEEHPFEKRRSEGEKIRKKYPDRVPVIVEKAPKARIGDLDKKKYLVPSDLTVGQFYFLIRKRIHLRAEDALFFFVNNVIPPTSATMGLLYQEHHEEDFFLYIAYSDESVYGDSQTKV